The proteins below come from a single Miscanthus floridulus cultivar M001 chromosome 1, ASM1932011v1, whole genome shotgun sequence genomic window:
- the LOC136544202 gene encoding uncharacterized protein, whose amino-acid sequence MWRRARGRRIQGSAVSGSMSTSHPSPAVSASSTTIAATTAPLPSSSSALVTVSGPIAPSAAAPAPVMSAEQMTAAILDLGRDVAGIHAFLAGPHGPQPPAQPLFPQQPALPLPYSQQVLPAQPLPSVQHASLAPPLPAPPSAVAPAAAGYIYGMPHDGATSSAALITPPPPPHGVPITQIQFPRSPSRIPGWTSEPAPVYTTASAQPYVPLLPSSGPVVAHGGVPASAVLYGGVDGPLFHGGSLQPSSSSSPARDDTAGGAVSVIGPEPPPPKFYKLEFQTYDSSVDPLNWLNHCEQFFRGQRTLASDRTWLASYHLRGDAQTWYYALEQDKGMPPWERFRDLCRLRFGPQLQGSRLAELGRLPFTSTMQEYAGRFQAVACHTGDLSTRQRAELFMGGLPDHIRVDVEMRAPPDLQTAMYYARAFERRTAALQALPAARGARHPPRPALPPPGHAPCTGRSGRRGGRRSSGRVAFSLPYSSRAAGAPSSRPLLQLRRAVRDGPRVSAPLLFRGRRLRRRRRGARRRRRRRARGRGGGASGPGRRRQRVRHFSPCLGRYLHGELHAPPCDGEGGALARTARHRLDAQLHAGRDHETPRPRSVRG is encoded by the coding sequence ATGTGGAGAAGGGCACGGGGGCGTAGGATCCAGGGATCAGCAGTCTCAGGTTCGATGTCGACTTCCCATCCCTCGCCAGCGGTCTCCGCGTCCTCGACCACCATCGCTGCAACCACCGCGCCCCTGCCCTCGTCGTCCTCGGCCCTCGTCACGGTGTCAGGCCCGATCGCGCCCTCTGCCGCGGCTCCGGCGCCCGTCATGTCCGCCGAACAGATGACGGCGGCCATACTTGACCTGGGGCGAGATGTGGCGGGCATTCATGCCTTCCTCGCTGGTCCGCACGGGCCGCAGCCGCCGGCCCAACCCCTGTTTCCGCAGCAACCGGCGCTCCCGCTGCCCTACAGCCAGCAGGTCCTGCCAGCACAGCCGCTGCCGTCCGTCCAGCACGCGTCGTTGGCGCCACCCCTACCGGCGCCGCCGTCCGCGGTCGCGCCTGCTGCGGCTGGGTACATCTACGGCATGCCCCACGACGGCGCGACCTCTTCCGCAGCACTGAtcacgccgccgcctccgccccaCGGCGTGCCGATCACCCAGATTCAGTTTCCCCGATCGCCATCGCGCATTCCGGGCTGGACTTCGGAGCCGGCACCCGTCTACACCACGGCGAGTGCACAGCCCTACGTGCCACTACTGCCTTCGTCGGGGCCAGTGGTTGCCCATGGTGGGGTGCCCGCGTCGGCTGTCCTGTACGGGGGCGTAGACGGACCACTATTCCATGGGGGCTCGCTGCAGCCTTCTTCATCGTCGTCCCCGGCACGCGACGACACTGCCGGGGGCGCTGTTTCGGTCATCGGCCCAGAGCCTCCACCGCCGAAGTTTTACAAGCTCGAGTTCCAGACATACGACAGCTCGGTCGACCCCCTGAACTGGCTCAACCACTGCGAGCAGTTCTTCCGGGGCCAGCGGACGTTGGCGTCCGATCGGACGTGGCTTGCCTCCTACCATCTCCGGGGCGACGCGCAGACCTGGTACTACGCCCTGGAGCAGGATAAGGGCATGCCGCCGTGGGAGCGCTTCCGCGACCTCTGCCGTCTGCGTTTCGGTCCACAGCTGCAAGGTAGTCGCCTGGCTGAGCTCGGCCGATTACCCTTTACGTCCACTATGCAGGAGTATGCGGGCCGTTTCCAGGCGGTGGCGTGCCACACTGGGGACCTCTCTACCCGTCAGCGCGCCGAGTTGTTCATGGGCGGCCTCCCAGACCATATCCGGGTGGACGTGGAGATGCGCGCCCCGCCGGATCTTCAGACGGCCATGTACTACGCCCGAGCGTTCGAGCGGCGCACGGCAGCTCTGCAGGCACTGCCGGCCGCACGCGGCGCTCGCCATCCTCCGCGTCCCGCGCTGCCTCCACCAGGCCATGCCCCATGCACCGGCCGGTCCGGGCGCCGCGGTGGCCGCCGCAGCTCCGGGCGCGTGGCCTTTTCGCTGCCTTACTCCAGCCGAGCAGCTGGAGCGCCGTCGTCAAGGCCTCTGCTTCAACTGCGACGAGCCGTACGTGACGGGCCACGTGTGTCAGCGCCTCTTCTATTTAGAGGGCGCCGACTACGTCGACGACGACGCGGCGCCCGACGCCGGCGCCGCAGGCGCGCCCGCGGCCGTGGAGGCGGTGCCAGCGGCCCCGGACGCAGACGCCAACGCGTTCGCCATTTCTCTCCATGCCTTGGCCGGTATCTGCACGGAGAACTCCATGCTCCTCCCTGTGATGGTGAAGGGGGAGCGCTTGCTCGCACTGCTCGACACCGGCTCGACGCACAGCTTCATGCAGGGCGCGACCATGAGACGCCTCGGCCTCGTTCCGTCAGGGGGTGA